The genome window GGGAGCGCTCCCTCACGAAGACGGGATTCTCATGCACCCACCGATGGTGTTGCTCGTCGACGACGACGAGTCGTTCATCGACCTCGTTGCGAACTATTTGACACGCGAACACGGGTTCGAAACCCGAACAGTAACTTCCCCGACGTCGGCGCTCGCGATACTCGAGGACGAAGACGGGATCGACTGCGTCGTCAGCGACTACCAGATGCCCGAGACGGACGGGCTCGAGTTCCTCGAGGTAGTGGCGAAAACCTATCCGGAGCTTCCGTTCGTGATGTTCGCCGGGCAAGGCTCGGAAGCGGTCGCCAGCAAGGCGATCCAACACGGTGCCGACGATTACTTGCAGAAAGATACCGGCGAGGCCCGGTACGATCTGCTCGCAAACCGCATCCGCAACTGCGTGACGAGAGCCAGGCAAACACGCCAGCTCAACGATCTGTACGGGGCGATCGAGGACGCAGGGCACGCGATGCTCGTCACCGACACGCAGGGAACGATTACGTACGCGAATCCGACGATGGAGGCACTTTCAGGGTACGATCGATCTGATCTCGTGGGTGAGACGCCAGCGAAGCTCAAATCCGGCGCACACGATCGCGCGTTCTACCGCGAACTCTGGGAGACGGTTCTCGACGGCGAAGTCTGGCACGGCGAGATGATCAACGAACGCGAGGACGGCAGCCGATACGTCATCGACCAGACGATCGCCCCGATCACCAGCGGCAGAACGCTCGAGGGGTTCGTCGCGATCAACCGTGATATCACTGAACAGAAGGAAAGAGAACGGGATTACCGACGGTTTAGCCAGGCGGTCGAACACGCTGGCCACGCCGTGTTGATCACTGATTCAAACGGTCTCATCGAGTACGTCAACCCCGCGTTCGAGGAACTGTCCGGCTACGACCGAGACGAGGTCCTCGGTCAGACGCCAGCCCTGCTCAAATCCGGTCTTCACGATCGGGCCTTCTATCAGGACCTCTGGGGGGTGATCGGAAACGGCGACGTCTGGCAAGGAGAGCTGGTCAACGAACGAAAGGATGGCCGGCGATACATCATCGCCCAGACGATCGCTCCCATCACCGACGACGAAGGGTCGATCGAAGGGTTCGTCGCGATCAACCGGGACGTCACCGAACGGAAAGCACGCGAGCAGGAACTCGAGCGATTCCGGAGCGCAGTCACGTACGCCGGACACGGGGTCATCATCACCGATTCGGATGGGGTGATCGAATACGTCAACGACGCGTTCGAGGAGCTAACCGGCTACTCTGCGGCTGAAATCGTCGGTGAGACGCCGTCGATCCTCAAATCTGGCGACCACGAAGAGGCGTTCTACAGTGAGTTGTGGGAAACGATCCTCGACGGTGGGGTCTGGCATGGCGAAGTCACCAACGAACGCAAAGACGGCAGTCGGTACGTTATCGACCAGACGATCGCTCCGATTACCGACGAGGACGGCGACGTCGACGGTTTCGTCGCGATCAACCGCGATATCACCCAGCTCAAATCGTACAAACGAGAACTCGAGAAACAAAACGAGCGGCTCAAGCAGTACGGGCAGACGGTCGCACACGACCTTCGGAATCC of Natrarchaeobaculum sulfurireducens contains these proteins:
- a CDS encoding PAS domain S-box protein; the protein is MTGFKPPLAADEPTAGALPHEDGILMHPPMVLLVDDDESFIDLVANYLTREHGFETRTVTSPTSALAILEDEDGIDCVVSDYQMPETDGLEFLEVVAKTYPELPFVMFAGQGSEAVASKAIQHGADDYLQKDTGEARYDLLANRIRNCVTRARQTRQLNDLYGAIEDAGHAMLVTDTQGTITYANPTMEALSGYDRSDLVGETPAKLKSGAHDRAFYRELWETVLDGEVWHGEMINEREDGSRYVIDQTIAPITSGRTLEGFVAINRDITEQKERERDYRRFSQAVEHAGHAVLITDSNGLIEYVNPAFEELSGYDRDEVLGQTPALLKSGLHDRAFYQDLWGVIGNGDVWQGELVNERKDGRRYIIAQTIAPITDDEGSIEGFVAINRDVTERKAREQELERFRSAVTYAGHGVIITDSDGVIEYVNDAFEELTGYSAAEIVGETPSILKSGDHEEAFYSELWETILDGGVWHGEVTNERKDGSRYVIDQTIAPITDEDGDVDGFVAINRDITQLKSYKRELEKQNERLKQYGQTVAHDLRNPLTLLEAELATIEHDLETTDGPIDPDQLLERWEDVTSVADRMRALIDDLLTMAEQGQLVLDPEPVSLEAVAEDAWRQLGSTEATLLTEETVIDADFDRLRELLSNMFRNAIEHAGADVDVRVGPLETGPGFFIEDDGSGIPPSDRDRVLERGFTTDDEGTGYGLAIVVQIAEGHGWDVSVTDGAAGGARFEFCNVDDA